Proteins from a single region of Amblyomma americanum isolate KBUSLIRL-KWMA chromosome 10, ASM5285725v1, whole genome shotgun sequence:
- the LOC144107848 gene encoding uncharacterized protein LOC144107848, whose product MAPTAETDCRYTLTGFGEFLEWRTLRFVEPMPKIRVCRLCGVVASVGKLLPCTHVLCETCKDQVADRGLQCPIDGTTFVAEDVQEMPFTRRELGERHVHCINDAGSGAAGCPFVGKLSSLEEHFIAHCVYGTVRCSKCRGSVLRKDLVEHYVNCTDDEKSRPADSAPNGKVTVDAADAGRLATTLRDIQHGLKNAVEGTPRVDMRLGSLQKKASSVEDLLEVLDPKGSSPEASQHSSRRNSAAASSKTLMFCGIDSMRKSQDNLLLPLDGACTLANYTFTLQCKFEKSWCKLSAVSFLFTLCVGDRDDFVEWPFAKQVHISILHPTKEGRDIQVPFKICPEKNAVCLKRPQSGVLQKGILSEKISWKYIEKKELFSKDSLIVYVELE is encoded by the exons ATGGCACCGACGGCGGAGACAGACTGCCGCTACACACTCACCGGATTCGGCGAGTTTCTCGAATGGCGCACCTTACGGTTCGTGGAGCCGATGCCCAAGATTAGAGTGTGCCGGCTTTGCGGAGTCGTCGCCTCGGTGGGGAAGCTGCTGCCCTGCACGCATGTCCTGTGCGAGACTTGCAAAGACCAGGTGGCCGACAGGGGACTCCAGTGTCCCATAGATGGCACCACCTTCGTCGCCGAAGACGTTCAGGAGATGCCGTTCACTCGGCGCGAGCTAGGCGAACGCCACGTGCACTGCATCAACGACGCCGGGAGCGGCGCCGCCGGGTGCCCCTTCGTCGGAAAACTGTCCTCGCTGGAGGAGCACTTCATCGCCCACTGCGTCTACGGGACGGTGCGTTGCTCCAAGTGTAGGGGAAGTGTGCTCCGCAAGGACCTGGTCGAGCACTACGTTAACTGCACTGACGATGAGAAGTCACG TCCCGCCGATTCTGCACCGAATGGCAAGGTGACTGTCGACGCTGCCGATGCCGGTCGCCTGGCCACAACGTTGAGGGACATTCAGCACGGCCTCAAAAACGCGGTGGAAGGCACCCCCAGGGTCGACATGAGGCTGGGCTCGCTGCAGAAAAAGGCCAGCTCGGTGGAAGACCTCCTCGAAGTGCTGGATCcgaaaggaagttcacctgaaGCGTCACAGCACAGCAGTAGGCGCAACTCGGCAGCAG CGTCCTCCAAGACCTTAATGTTTTGTGGTATTGACTCCATGCGCAAGAGCCAGGACAACCTGCTTCTACCCCTCGATGGGGCCTGCACACTCGCCAACTACACTTTCACGCTGCAATGCAAGTTCGAGAAGAGCTGGTGCAAGCTGTCGGCTGTTTCGTTCCTGTTCACATTATGCGTCGGTGACAGGGACGACTTCGTGGAGTGGCCGTTCGCCAAGCAGGTCCATATCAGCATCCTCCACCCGACAAAGGAAGGCCGGGACATCCAGGTACCCTTCAAGATATGTCCAGAGAAGAACGCGGTGTGCCTGAAGAGGCCCCAAAGTGGCGTGCTACAGAAAGGAATACTTTCGGAGAAGATCAGCTGGAAGTACATTGAGAAGAAGGAACTCTTCTCCAAGGACTCCCTCATTGTTTATGTGGAGCTCGAATGA